One genomic segment of Burkholderia pyrrocinia includes these proteins:
- a CDS encoding ABC transporter ATP-binding protein, which yields MTDTTMPILEVCGLAVRYGKVEALHGAAIKVGAGQIVSVIGPNGAGKSTLLNAIMGALPVTGHASGAVVYRGNDVGALPVEQRVARGMCLVPEKRELFSTMTVEDNLVLGAYRRKQAGESNFLDQLDHVFTLFPRLKERRKQAAGTLSGGERQMLAVGRALMGKPDLLMLDEPSLGLAPLIVKEIFHIISALRGTGVATLLIEQNARAALQISDYGYVLETGEFALEGPAAELAQNPRVIETYLGLAKKTA from the coding sequence ATGACGGACACGACGATGCCGATTCTCGAAGTCTGCGGGCTGGCTGTCCGGTACGGGAAGGTGGAGGCGCTGCACGGCGCGGCGATCAAGGTCGGGGCGGGGCAGATCGTCAGCGTGATCGGCCCGAACGGTGCCGGCAAATCGACGCTGCTGAACGCGATCATGGGCGCGCTGCCGGTGACCGGGCATGCGTCGGGCGCGGTCGTGTATCGCGGCAACGACGTCGGCGCGTTGCCGGTCGAGCAGCGTGTTGCGCGCGGGATGTGCCTCGTGCCGGAAAAGCGCGAGCTGTTCAGCACGATGACGGTCGAGGACAACCTCGTGCTGGGCGCGTATCGGCGCAAGCAGGCCGGTGAATCGAACTTCCTCGACCAGCTCGATCACGTGTTCACGCTGTTTCCGCGGCTGAAGGAGCGCCGCAAGCAGGCGGCCGGCACACTGTCAGGCGGCGAACGGCAGATGCTCGCGGTTGGTCGCGCACTGATGGGCAAGCCCGACCTGCTGATGCTCGACGAGCCGAGCCTGGGGCTCGCGCCGCTGATCGTGAAGGAGATCTTTCATATCATCAGCGCGTTGCGCGGGACGGGTGTTGCGACGCTGCTGATCGAGCAGAACGCACGGGCTGCGTTGCAGATCTCCGACTACGGCTATGTGCTGGAGACGGGCGAGTTTGCGCTGGAAGGGCCGGCGGCCGAACTTGCGCAGAATCCGCGCGTGATTGAGACGTACCTCGGGTTGGCGAAGAAGACGGCTTGA
- a CDS encoding branched-chain amino acid ABC transporter permease — protein sequence MDLSIAAILAQDGITTGAIYALLSLALVLVFSVTRVIFIPQGEFVAYGALTLAALQAQKFPATCWLLFVMGVACFLLEVGGLIRHRERRHQLGRTLATLGSRYILLPLAVFAITRSFAAQPMPMLAQIALTLAIVVPMGPFVYRLVYQPIAEGTTLLLLIVSVAVHFAMVGLGLVMFGAEGSRTNGFSDASLSIGSMTVSVQSILVVVTALVLIGALYVYFGRTIAGKALRATSVNRLGAQLVGIGTTEAGRLAFTFAAGLGVLSGILVGPLTTIYYDSGFLIGLKGFVGAIIGGLVSYPLAAAGSLLVGVLESYSSFWASAYKEVIVFTLIIPVLLWRSFVTPHAEEEEE from the coding sequence ATGGATCTCTCGATTGCGGCGATCCTCGCGCAAGACGGCATCACGACCGGCGCCATTTATGCATTGCTGTCGCTGGCGCTCGTGCTGGTGTTTTCCGTCACGCGGGTGATCTTCATTCCCCAGGGCGAATTCGTCGCCTATGGTGCGCTGACGCTTGCGGCGTTGCAGGCGCAGAAATTCCCCGCCACCTGCTGGCTGCTGTTCGTGATGGGCGTCGCGTGCTTCCTGCTCGAAGTCGGCGGCCTGATCCGGCATCGCGAACGGCGTCATCAGCTCGGCCGTACGCTCGCGACGCTCGGCAGCCGCTACATCCTGCTGCCGCTCGCGGTGTTCGCGATCACGCGCAGTTTTGCCGCGCAGCCGATGCCGATGCTCGCGCAGATCGCGCTGACGCTCGCGATCGTCGTGCCGATGGGGCCGTTCGTCTACCGGCTCGTGTACCAGCCGATCGCCGAAGGCACGACGCTGCTGCTGCTGATCGTGTCGGTCGCCGTCCATTTCGCGATGGTCGGCCTCGGGCTCGTGATGTTCGGCGCGGAAGGCTCTCGCACCAACGGATTCTCGGATGCGTCGCTGTCGATCGGCAGCATGACGGTGTCGGTGCAGAGCATCCTGGTGGTCGTCACCGCGCTCGTGCTGATCGGTGCGCTCTACGTGTACTTCGGCCGCACGATCGCCGGCAAGGCGCTGCGTGCGACGTCGGTGAACCGGCTCGGCGCGCAGCTCGTCGGCATCGGCACGACCGAGGCAGGGCGGCTCGCGTTCACGTTCGCGGCGGGGCTCGGCGTGCTGTCCGGGATCCTCGTCGGCCCACTGACGACGATCTACTACGACTCGGGTTTCCTGATCGGCCTGAAGGGCTTCGTCGGCGCGATCATCGGCGGCCTCGTCAGCTATCCGCTCGCGGCCGCCGGCTCGCTGCTCGTCGGCGTGCTCGAATCGTATTCGTCGTTCTGGGCGAGCGCATACAAGGAGGTGATCGTGTTCACGCTGATCATTCCGGTGCTGCTGTGGCGGAGTTTCGTGACGCCGCACGCGGAAGAGGAAGAGGAGTGA
- a CDS encoding ABC transporter ATP-binding protein — MKHSEREERELSGVESATPALEITGLEAWYGESHILHGVDLTVHRGEVVTLLGRNGAGRTTTLRAIMGLTGRRNGSIKVAGNETIGLATHRIAHFGVGYCPEERGIFSSLSCEENLMLPPPIGPREHAMSLDEIYAMFPNLASRRQSQGTRLSGGEQQMLAVARILRTGANLLLLDEISEGLAPVIVQTLARMIVALKARGYTIVMVEQNFRFAAPLADRFYVMEHGRIVEHFGAAELESKMPTLHDLLGV, encoded by the coding sequence ATGAAGCACAGCGAACGGGAGGAACGCGAATTGAGCGGCGTCGAGAGTGCTACGCCCGCGCTGGAGATCACGGGCCTGGAGGCCTGGTACGGGGAATCCCACATATTGCACGGTGTCGACCTGACGGTGCATCGCGGCGAGGTCGTCACGCTGCTCGGCCGCAACGGCGCGGGCCGTACGACGACGCTGCGCGCGATCATGGGCCTCACGGGCCGCCGCAACGGGTCGATCAAGGTCGCGGGCAACGAGACGATCGGCCTCGCGACGCACCGCATCGCGCATTTCGGCGTGGGTTACTGCCCGGAGGAGCGCGGGATCTTCTCCAGCCTGTCGTGCGAGGAGAACCTGATGCTGCCGCCGCCGATCGGGCCGCGCGAGCACGCGATGTCGCTCGACGAGATCTACGCGATGTTCCCGAACCTCGCGTCGCGCCGGCAGAGCCAGGGCACGCGGCTGTCCGGCGGCGAGCAGCAGATGCTCGCGGTCGCGCGGATCCTGCGCACCGGCGCGAACCTGCTGCTGCTCGACGAGATTTCCGAAGGCCTCGCGCCGGTGATCGTGCAGACGCTCGCACGGATGATCGTCGCGCTGAAGGCGCGCGGCTACACGATCGTGATGGTCGAACAGAATTTCCGCTTCGCCGCGCCGCTTGCCGACCGCTTCTACGTGATGGAGCACGGCCGCATCGTCGAGCATTTCGGTGCGGCCGAACTGGAAAGCAAGATGCCGACCCTGCACGACCTGCTCGGGGTGTGA
- a CDS encoding ABC transporter substrate-binding protein has translation MKMNRWMEAVLAVGLVCAAATASAQVKIGVTLSATGPAASLGIPEKNTIALLPKEIAGKSVQYIVLDDASDTSRAVQNVRKLIDEDHVDAIIGSSVTPNSLAMLDPVSQGKTPTISLAASAQIIAPMDAKRAWMFKVPQNDQLMADAIAGYMAKHGVKTVGFIGFADAYGDSWYKTFSAAAEKNGLKLVSNERFNRTDASVMGQVLKLLGSNPDAVLIAGSGTPAALPAKTLKERGYKGKVYQTHGVANNDFLRVCGKDCEGEILPAGPVLVTDQLPDSNPVKKAALGYKAAYEKAYGAGSLATFGGHAWDAGLLLQRAIPDALKKGQPGTEAFREALRASLESVKDLPVSHGVINMTATDHNGFDTRARVMVQIVDGKWKLQAE, from the coding sequence ATGAAGATGAATCGATGGATGGAGGCCGTGCTTGCCGTGGGCCTCGTGTGCGCGGCGGCTACGGCGTCGGCGCAGGTGAAGATCGGCGTGACGCTGTCGGCCACGGGGCCGGCCGCCTCGCTCGGGATTCCGGAAAAGAACACGATCGCGCTGCTGCCGAAGGAAATCGCGGGCAAGAGCGTGCAGTACATCGTGCTCGACGACGCATCCGACACGAGCCGCGCGGTGCAGAACGTGCGCAAGCTGATCGACGAAGACCACGTCGATGCGATCATCGGCTCGTCGGTCACGCCGAACTCGCTCGCGATGCTCGACCCCGTGTCGCAGGGCAAGACGCCGACGATCTCGCTCGCGGCGAGCGCGCAGATCATCGCGCCGATGGACGCGAAGCGCGCGTGGATGTTCAAGGTGCCGCAGAACGACCAGTTGATGGCCGACGCGATCGCCGGCTACATGGCGAAGCACGGCGTGAAGACGGTCGGCTTCATCGGCTTCGCCGATGCGTACGGCGACAGCTGGTACAAGACGTTCAGCGCGGCCGCCGAGAAGAACGGCCTGAAGCTCGTGTCGAACGAGCGCTTCAACCGTACCGACGCGTCGGTGATGGGGCAGGTGCTGAAGCTATTGGGCTCGAATCCCGACGCGGTGCTGATCGCCGGCTCCGGCACGCCGGCGGCGCTGCCGGCCAAGACGCTGAAGGAGCGCGGCTACAAGGGCAAGGTGTACCAGACGCACGGCGTCGCGAACAACGACTTCCTGCGCGTGTGCGGCAAGGATTGCGAAGGCGAGATCCTGCCGGCCGGCCCGGTGCTCGTGACCGACCAGCTTCCGGATTCGAACCCGGTGAAGAAGGCGGCGCTCGGTTACAAGGCCGCGTATGAGAAGGCCTACGGCGCGGGCTCGCTGGCGACGTTCGGCGGCCATGCGTGGGATGCGGGGCTGCTGCTGCAGCGCGCGATTCCGGACGCGCTGAAGAAGGGCCAGCCGGGCACCGAGGCATTCCGCGAGGCGCTGCGCGCGTCGCTCGAAAGCGTGAAGGACCTGCCGGTGTCGCACGGCGTGATCAACATGACGGCGACCGATCACAACGGCTTCGATACGCGTGCGCGCGTGATGGTGCAGATCGTCGACGGCAAGTGGAAGTTGCAGGCCGAGTAA
- a CDS encoding ABC transporter substrate-binding protein, whose translation MKMKTLAHACLALATAAFTAGAAQAADTVKIGFITDMSGLYADIDGQGGLEAIRMAVADFGGKVLGKPIEVVYADHQNKADIAASKAREWMDRGGLDLLVGGTNSATALSMNSVAAEKKKVYINIGAGADTLTNEQCTPYTVHYAYDTMALAKGTGSAVVKQGGKSWFFLTADYAFGKALEKNTSDVVKANGGQVLGTVRHPLSASDFSSFLLQAQASKAQILGLANAGGDTINAIKAAKEFGITKSMKLAALLMFIDDVHSLGLETTQGLVLTDSWYWNRDAASRQWAQRYFGKMKKMPSSLQAADYSSVTTYLKAVQAAGTTDSDKVMAELKKIKVNDFYAKGYIRTDGSMIHDMYLMEVKKPSESKEPWDYYKVLATIPGEQAFTTKQESRCALWK comes from the coding sequence ATGAAAATGAAGACCCTCGCACACGCCTGTCTCGCGCTCGCGACCGCCGCGTTCACTGCCGGCGCCGCGCAGGCCGCGGATACCGTGAAGATCGGCTTCATCACCGACATGTCGGGGCTTTACGCGGACATCGACGGGCAGGGCGGCCTCGAGGCGATCCGCATGGCGGTCGCCGACTTCGGCGGCAAGGTGCTCGGCAAGCCGATCGAGGTCGTCTATGCCGATCACCAGAACAAGGCCGACATCGCCGCGTCGAAGGCGCGCGAATGGATGGACCGCGGCGGGCTCGACCTGCTGGTCGGCGGCACGAACTCGGCCACCGCGCTGTCGATGAACAGCGTCGCGGCCGAGAAGAAGAAGGTCTACATCAACATCGGCGCGGGCGCCGACACGCTGACCAACGAGCAGTGCACGCCGTACACGGTCCACTACGCATACGACACGATGGCGCTCGCGAAGGGCACCGGTTCGGCGGTCGTGAAGCAGGGCGGCAAGTCGTGGTTCTTCCTGACCGCCGACTACGCGTTCGGCAAGGCGCTCGAGAAGAACACGTCGGATGTCGTGAAGGCGAACGGCGGCCAGGTGCTCGGCACGGTGCGTCACCCGCTGTCCGCGTCGGATTTCTCGTCGTTCCTGCTGCAGGCGCAAGCGTCGAAGGCGCAGATCCTCGGTCTCGCAAACGCCGGCGGCGACACGATCAACGCGATCAAGGCCGCGAAGGAGTTCGGCATCACGAAATCGATGAAGCTTGCCGCGCTGCTGATGTTCATCGACGACGTGCACAGCCTCGGCCTCGAGACGACCCAGGGCCTGGTGCTGACCGACAGCTGGTACTGGAACCGCGACGCGGCATCGCGCCAGTGGGCGCAGCGCTACTTCGGCAAGATGAAGAAGATGCCGTCGAGCCTGCAGGCGGCCGACTACTCGTCGGTGACGACTTACCTGAAGGCCGTCCAGGCTGCCGGCACGACCGACTCCGACAAGGTGATGGCCGAGCTGAAGAAGATCAAGGTCAACGACTTCTACGCGAAGGGCTACATCCGCACGGACGGCAGCATGATCCACGACATGTACCTGATGGAAGTAAAGAAGCCGTCGGAATCGAAGGAGCCGTGGGACTACTACAAGGTGCTCGCGACGATTCCGGGCGAACAGGCGTTCACGACCAAGCAGGAATCGCGCTGCGCGCTGTGGAAGTAA
- a CDS encoding branched-chain amino acid ABC transporter permease, translated as MQRKVLYGVLLATLFAAPFIGAYPVFVMKVLTFALFAAAFNLLIGYTGLLSFGHAMFLATAGYATGYSMQTLGFTPELGVLVGTVAATLLGLVVGLFAIRRQGIYFAMITLAFAQMVYFIYLQAPFTHGEDGLQGVPRGRLFGVLDLSNDVALYYVVLAVVVAACAFIVRVVHSPFGQVLVAIKENEARAISLGYDTDRFKLVAFILSAGIAGLAGSLKVLVLGFETLSDAYWTMSGLVVLMTLVGGMGTLFGPLLGAALIVALEDRLGDIGEWLASTTGVAWFHSLGESTTIVTGLIFIACVLAFRRGIVGEMIARIKPLRAS; from the coding sequence ATGCAGAGAAAAGTGCTCTACGGCGTGCTGCTCGCCACGCTGTTCGCCGCGCCGTTCATCGGCGCGTATCCGGTGTTCGTGATGAAGGTGCTGACGTTCGCGCTGTTCGCGGCCGCGTTCAACCTGCTGATCGGCTATACGGGGCTGCTGTCGTTCGGCCATGCGATGTTCCTCGCGACCGCCGGTTACGCGACCGGCTATTCGATGCAGACGCTCGGTTTCACGCCGGAGCTCGGCGTGCTCGTCGGCACCGTCGCCGCGACGCTGCTCGGGCTCGTCGTCGGGCTGTTCGCGATCCGCCGGCAGGGCATCTACTTCGCGATGATCACGCTCGCGTTCGCGCAGATGGTCTACTTCATCTACCTGCAGGCGCCGTTCACGCACGGCGAGGACGGCCTGCAGGGCGTGCCGCGCGGCCGCCTGTTCGGGGTGCTCGACCTGTCGAACGACGTCGCGCTGTACTACGTCGTGCTGGCGGTGGTGGTCGCCGCGTGCGCGTTCATCGTGCGGGTCGTCCATTCGCCGTTCGGCCAGGTGCTGGTCGCGATCAAGGAGAACGAGGCGCGTGCGATCTCGCTCGGCTACGACACCGACCGCTTCAAGCTGGTCGCGTTTATCCTGTCGGCCGGGATCGCGGGGCTGGCCGGCTCGCTGAAGGTGCTCGTGCTCGGCTTCGAGACGCTCTCCGATGCGTACTGGACGATGTCGGGCCTCGTCGTGCTGATGACGCTCGTCGGCGGGATGGGCACGCTGTTCGGGCCGCTGCTGGGCGCGGCGCTGATCGTCGCGCTGGAAGACCGCCTCGGCGACATCGGCGAATGGCTCGCGTCGACGACGGGCGTCGCGTGGTTCCATTCGCTCGGCGAATCGACGACGATCGTCACCGGGCTGATCTTCATCGCGTGCGTGCTCGCGTTCCGGCGCGGCATCGTCGGCGAGATGATCGCGCGGATCAAACCGCTCAGGGCGTCCTGA
- a CDS encoding branched-chain amino acid ABC transporter permease: protein MEIFGIPLPAMLSQLLLGLVNGSFYAILSLGLAVIFGLLNVINFAHGALFMLGAMLAWMGLSYFGLPYWAMLVLAPLLVGAFGIAIERSMLRWLYKLDHLYGLLLTFGLTLVVEGVFRSIYGSSGQPYDVPSQLSGATNLGFMFLPNYRAWVVVASLAVCLATWFVIEKTRLGAYLRAGTENPKLVEAFGVNVPMMITLTYGFGVALAAFAGVLAAPVIQVSPLMGQPMIITVFAVVVIGGMGSILGSIVTGLLLGVIEGFTRVFYPEASATVVFVIMAIVLLFRPAGLFGKEK from the coding sequence ATGGAAATCTTTGGCATTCCGTTGCCGGCGATGCTGAGCCAGTTGCTGCTCGGGCTCGTCAACGGCTCGTTCTACGCGATCCTGAGCCTCGGGCTCGCGGTGATCTTCGGGCTGCTCAACGTGATCAACTTCGCGCACGGCGCGCTGTTCATGCTGGGCGCGATGCTCGCGTGGATGGGCCTGTCGTACTTCGGGCTGCCGTACTGGGCAATGCTCGTGCTGGCACCGCTGCTCGTCGGCGCGTTCGGGATCGCGATCGAGCGCTCGATGCTGCGCTGGCTGTACAAGCTCGATCACCTGTACGGGCTGCTGCTCACGTTCGGCCTCACGCTGGTCGTCGAAGGCGTGTTCCGGTCGATCTACGGATCGTCCGGCCAGCCGTACGACGTGCCGTCGCAGCTTTCCGGCGCGACCAACCTCGGTTTCATGTTCCTGCCGAACTACCGCGCGTGGGTCGTCGTCGCGTCGCTCGCGGTGTGCCTCGCGACGTGGTTCGTGATCGAGAAGACGCGCCTGGGCGCCTACCTGCGCGCGGGCACCGAGAACCCGAAGCTCGTCGAGGCGTTCGGCGTGAACGTGCCGATGATGATCACGCTCACCTACGGCTTCGGCGTCGCGCTCGCCGCGTTCGCGGGCGTGCTGGCCGCGCCGGTGATCCAGGTGTCGCCGCTGATGGGCCAGCCGATGATCATCACCGTGTTCGCGGTGGTCGTGATCGGCGGGATGGGGTCGATCCTCGGCTCGATCGTCACGGGCCTGCTGCTCGGCGTGATCGAGGGCTTCACGCGCGTGTTCTATCCCGAAGCGTCTGCCACCGTCGTGTTCGTGATCATGGCGATCGTGCTGCTGTTCCGCCCGGCGGGCCTCTTCGGCAAGGAAAAATGA
- a CDS encoding branched-chain amino acid ABC transporter ATP-binding protein/permease — protein MKTMVRNKTFWVFLVVLFALPVLPGALHVPEYWITLLNYIGLYAIVAIGLVLLTGVGGMTSFGQAAFVGIGAYATAFLTTRYGVSPWLALIVGVVLTALVALVLGAVTMRLSGHFLPLGTIAWGLALFYLFGNLELLGKYDGINGIPALNLFGIQLESGRSLYFLIWAVVLAAIVSVQNLLNSRPGRAIRALRGGGVMAEAMGVNTAWMRVVIFVYAAVLAAVSGFLYAHLQRAVNPTPFGLNHGIEFLFMAVVGGVSHVWGAVLGAAILTVLQDYLQTLLPKLLGSEGNFEIIVFGVLMVLLLQYARQGVWPFVARLFPRGPRAHVPEHAEPLPQRAKPAAGEPLLVVDNARKEFGGLVAVNDVSFDVNAGQIIGLIGPNGAGKSTTFNLVTGVLKPTGGTITFRGERIDGLTSRQIVRRGIGRTFQHVKLLPAMTVLENVAIGAHLRGHTGVWRSVARLNAQEEAQLLAEAARQIRRVGLEKHMYDDAGSLALGQQRILEIARALCCDPTLLLLDEPAAGLRYQEKQQLADLLRRLKAEGMSVLLVEHDMDFVMNLTDRLVVMEFGTRIAEGLPQHVQQDPAVLEAYLGGVE, from the coding sequence ATGAAGACCATGGTACGCAACAAGACCTTCTGGGTGTTTCTCGTGGTGCTGTTCGCGCTGCCGGTGCTGCCCGGCGCGCTGCACGTGCCGGAGTACTGGATCACGCTGCTGAACTACATCGGCCTCTATGCGATCGTCGCGATCGGGCTCGTGCTGCTGACGGGCGTCGGCGGGATGACGAGCTTCGGGCAGGCCGCGTTCGTCGGCATCGGCGCGTATGCGACCGCGTTCCTGACGACGCGCTACGGCGTGTCGCCGTGGCTCGCGCTGATCGTCGGCGTCGTGCTGACGGCGCTCGTCGCGCTCGTGCTCGGCGCGGTCACGATGCGGCTTTCCGGGCATTTCCTGCCGCTCGGCACGATCGCGTGGGGCCTCGCGCTGTTCTACCTGTTCGGCAACCTCGAACTGCTCGGCAAGTACGACGGGATCAACGGGATTCCGGCGCTGAACCTGTTCGGCATCCAACTCGAAAGCGGCCGCAGCCTGTATTTCCTGATCTGGGCCGTCGTGCTGGCCGCGATCGTGTCGGTGCAGAACCTGCTGAACAGCCGGCCGGGCCGCGCGATCCGCGCGCTGCGCGGCGGCGGCGTGATGGCCGAGGCGATGGGCGTGAACACCGCGTGGATGCGCGTCGTGATCTTCGTCTACGCAGCCGTGCTCGCAGCCGTGTCGGGTTTTCTGTATGCGCACCTGCAGCGCGCGGTGAACCCGACCCCGTTCGGCCTGAACCACGGGATCGAATTCCTGTTCATGGCCGTGGTCGGCGGCGTGTCGCACGTGTGGGGCGCGGTGCTCGGCGCAGCGATCCTCACCGTGCTGCAGGACTACCTGCAGACGCTGCTGCCGAAGCTGCTCGGCTCGGAAGGCAACTTCGAGATCATCGTGTTCGGTGTGCTGATGGTGCTGCTGCTGCAGTACGCGCGCCAGGGCGTGTGGCCGTTCGTCGCGAGGCTGTTCCCGCGCGGGCCGCGCGCGCATGTGCCCGAGCACGCCGAGCCGTTGCCGCAGCGCGCGAAGCCCGCGGCCGGCGAGCCATTGCTGGTCGTCGACAATGCGCGCAAGGAGTTCGGCGGGCTCGTGGCCGTCAACGACGTCAGCTTCGACGTGAACGCGGGGCAGATCATCGGGCTGATCGGCCCGAACGGCGCCGGCAAGTCGACCACGTTCAACCTGGTGACGGGCGTACTGAAGCCGACGGGCGGCACGATCACGTTCCGCGGCGAGCGCATCGACGGGCTCACGTCGCGCCAGATCGTCCGCCGCGGCATCGGCCGCACGTTCCAGCACGTCAAGCTGCTGCCGGCAATGACGGTGCTCGAGAACGTCGCGATCGGCGCGCATCTGCGCGGCCATACGGGTGTCTGGCGCAGCGTCGCGCGGCTCAATGCACAGGAGGAAGCGCAGTTGCTGGCCGAAGCCGCGCGCCAGATCCGCCGCGTCGGGCTCGAGAAGCACATGTACGACGACGCGGGCAGCCTCGCGCTCGGCCAGCAGCGCATTCTTGAAATCGCGCGTGCGCTGTGCTGCGACCCGACGCTGCTGCTGCTCGACGAACCGGCCGCCGGGCTGCGTTACCAGGAGAAGCAGCAACTCGCCGACCTGCTGCGGCGGTTGAAGGCGGAAGGAATGAGCGTGTTGCTCGTGGAACATGACATGGACTTCGTGATGAACCTCACCGACCGGCTGGTGGTGATGGAATTCGGCACGCGGATCGCGGAAGGGCTGCCGCAGCACGTGCAGCAGGATCCGGCGGTGCTCGAAGCGTATCTGGGCGGGGTGGAGTGA